In Massilia forsythiae, one DNA window encodes the following:
- a CDS encoding terminase large subunit, whose amino-acid sequence MAADFVGTALEYAQAVVKGKIVACKWVKLACKKHLDELKASRRKAFPYYFDEDAANKVCTFLSLMPHTKGKWARKRETITLEPWQCFAFCALFGWKIKKNDRRRYRKAYFAVPRKNGKSIIGSGIGLYMFSVDGEFGAEVYSGATTEAQAWEVFRPAKQMLERTPELQEALGAEIWAKALLAPADGSRFEPVIGKPGDGASPSCAIVDEYHEHDTSELVDTMETGMGAREQPLLLMITTAGFNIAGPCYDQEQDAKKVLEGVLDDPELFALIYTIDDGDDWTSPAVLRKANPNYGISVDEDFLLAQQRLATQSASKQTRFKTKHLNIWCSAKSAWLNMLEWAKCADLKLRREQFKGERCYLTLDLASRSDVCVLMLVFVRVIDGKQHFYLFGDYYLPEAAIENAEKNANAYRKWVIEGFLQQHDGAEIDFDLIEEDMLALVAEYGPDEVVFDPYRAAQLEQCLTKNGITAVELGQTVKNLSLPMKELESAIKAGRVHHDGNPMLTWMMSNIVAKLDAKDNIYPRKEKPEQKIDGGVASIMGIARAISGQEETTSFWES is encoded by the coding sequence ATGGCGGCCGATTTCGTCGGCACGGCACTGGAGTACGCGCAGGCAGTCGTCAAGGGCAAGATCGTCGCATGCAAGTGGGTCAAGCTGGCATGCAAGAAGCACCTGGACGAACTGAAGGCCAGCCGGCGAAAGGCATTCCCGTATTACTTCGACGAGGATGCGGCCAACAAGGTCTGCACGTTCCTGTCGCTGATGCCTCACACCAAAGGGAAGTGGGCTCGAAAGCGCGAGACGATCACGCTGGAGCCCTGGCAGTGCTTCGCGTTCTGCGCGCTGTTCGGATGGAAGATCAAAAAGAACGATCGGCGCCGCTACCGCAAGGCGTACTTCGCGGTGCCGAGGAAAAACGGCAAGTCGATCATCGGCTCCGGCATCGGCCTGTACATGTTCTCGGTAGATGGCGAGTTCGGTGCCGAGGTCTACTCGGGCGCGACGACCGAGGCGCAGGCCTGGGAGGTCTTCCGGCCGGCCAAGCAGATGCTCGAGCGCACGCCGGAATTGCAAGAGGCGCTCGGCGCCGAGATCTGGGCTAAGGCATTGCTGGCGCCGGCCGACGGCTCGCGCTTCGAACCGGTTATCGGCAAGCCCGGCGACGGCGCCTCGCCCTCGTGCGCGATCGTGGACGAATACCACGAACACGACACATCCGAGCTGGTCGACACGATGGAGACCGGCATGGGCGCGCGCGAGCAGCCGCTGCTGCTCATGATCACAACGGCCGGCTTCAACATCGCCGGGCCGTGCTATGACCAGGAGCAGGACGCCAAGAAAGTGCTCGAGGGCGTGCTGGACGATCCAGAGCTGTTCGCGCTGATCTACACGATTGATGACGGCGACGACTGGACCAGCCCGGCCGTACTGCGCAAGGCAAATCCAAACTACGGCATTTCGGTCGACGAAGACTTTCTGCTGGCGCAGCAGCGGCTCGCAACGCAGAGCGCGTCCAAGCAGACTCGATTCAAGACGAAGCACCTGAACATCTGGTGCTCGGCAAAATCGGCCTGGCTGAACATGCTCGAGTGGGCGAAGTGCGCAGACCTCAAGCTGCGCCGCGAGCAATTCAAGGGCGAGCGCTGCTACCTGACGCTGGACCTAGCCAGCCGCTCAGACGTGTGTGTGCTGATGTTGGTGTTTGTGCGAGTGATTGACGGCAAGCAGCACTTTTACCTGTTCGGCGACTACTACCTGCCGGAAGCCGCGATCGAGAACGCTGAGAAAAACGCGAACGCCTACCGCAAGTGGGTGATTGAGGGATTTCTGCAGCAGCACGATGGCGCCGAGATCGACTTCGACCTGATCGAGGAAGACATGCTCGCCCTGGTGGCCGAGTATGGGCCGGACGAGGTGGTGTTCGACCCGTACCGTGCCGCCCAGCTGGAGCAGTGCCTGACGAAGAACGGCATCACCGCAGTGGAGCTGGGACAGACTGTCAAGAACCTGTCGCTGCCGATGAAGGAGTTGGAAAGCGCGATCAAAGCCGGTCGCGTGCACCACGACGGAAATCCAATGCTGACCTGGATGATGTCCAACATCGTGGCAAAGCTCGACGCCAAGGACAACATTTACCCGCGCAAGGAAAAGCCGGAGCAGAAGATCGACGGCGGCGTGGCCTCGATTATGGGCATTGCCCGCGCGATCAGCGGCCAAGAAGAAACCACATCATTCTGGGAATCCTGA
- a CDS encoding phage terminase small subunit: MPKPRTPSAVLEARGAFDKDPARRRDDFEAGAFDRTPPKYFKIKQKEVWNEIVDALPASVLQATDRMAVELAARLIAQFRAQPDSEVTSAQVAQIRTALAVLGMTPADRSRVSVKKETPTNPFAALMGAPKKAH, translated from the coding sequence ATGCCCAAACCCCGAACCCCTTCGGCGGTGCTGGAGGCGAGGGGTGCTTTCGACAAGGATCCGGCGCGGCGCCGCGATGACTTCGAAGCCGGCGCCTTCGACCGGACGCCGCCGAAGTACTTCAAGATCAAGCAGAAAGAAGTCTGGAATGAAATCGTCGACGCGCTGCCGGCTTCGGTCCTGCAGGCTACTGACCGGATGGCGGTTGAGCTTGCGGCTCGTTTAATCGCGCAGTTCCGCGCGCAGCCCGACAGCGAGGTGACCTCGGCCCAGGTCGCGCAGATTCGCACTGCTCTGGCGGTGCTCGGCATGACGCCGGCGGATCGGTCGCGCGTCTCGGTCAAGAAGGAAACTCCGACCAACCCGTTTGCCGCCCTGATGGGTGCTCCGAAAAAGGCACACTAA
- a CDS encoding HNH endonuclease, giving the protein MAARPKTICRKAGCGKLIDAPGYCAKHAQLAVGWVRSHSDKSSTERGYGYAWQQLRKRVLSAAAGLCQIKGPGCRYVAREVDHKVNKAKAREIGWTEVQIDDESNLQAACTACHKEKTRSESAAG; this is encoded by the coding sequence ATGGCGGCACGTCCAAAAACCATCTGCCGGAAGGCTGGATGCGGCAAGCTGATTGATGCGCCCGGTTACTGCGCGAAGCACGCGCAGCTGGCCGTCGGCTGGGTTCGGTCCCATAGCGACAAGAGCAGCACCGAGCGCGGATATGGCTACGCCTGGCAGCAGCTACGCAAGCGCGTCCTGAGCGCCGCCGCCGGCCTATGCCAGATCAAAGGTCCCGGTTGCCGCTACGTGGCGCGCGAGGTCGACCACAAGGTGAACAAGGCAAAAGCCCGTGAGATAGGCTGGACGGAAGTGCAGATCGATGACGAATCGAACCTGCAGGCCGCCTGCACCGCCTGTCACAAGGAAAAAACCCGGTCCGAAAGCGCTGCTGGATGA
- a CDS encoding type II toxin-antitoxin system RelE family toxin → MNSINWTPKAAKQLRKLDKQAQSPIRDAVTKLATMPNCQNVKALTNHSSGYRLRIGNYRVLFDWDGEIKIVEINEVSKRDERTY, encoded by the coding sequence ATGAACTCGATCAACTGGACCCCGAAAGCAGCCAAGCAACTCCGCAAACTGGACAAGCAGGCACAAAGCCCGATCCGCGATGCGGTGACCAAGCTGGCGACGATGCCGAACTGCCAGAATGTCAAAGCCCTGACGAACCACTCAAGCGGCTACAGACTCAGGATCGGCAACTACAGGGTGTTGTTTGATTGGGACGGGGAAATCAAGATCGTCGAAATCAACGAGGTAAGCAAACGAGATGAACGCACCTACTAA
- a CDS encoding helix-turn-helix domain-containing protein: MNAPTNIQIINGPDGKPAFVVIPYEEYRKTQTAGTIPHEVVSATVDGATPVRAWREYLRLTQAEVAQRLGIAQPSYAKQEASDVLRRSSIEKIAGALGITVEQLDF; encoded by the coding sequence ATGAACGCACCTACTAACATTCAGATCATCAACGGGCCGGATGGGAAACCGGCCTTTGTCGTCATCCCTTACGAGGAGTATCGAAAAACGCAAACTGCCGGCACCATTCCACACGAGGTTGTGAGCGCCACGGTAGACGGTGCCACGCCAGTGCGCGCATGGCGCGAATACCTGCGCCTGACCCAGGCAGAGGTTGCGCAGCGCCTCGGCATTGCTCAGCCGTCCTATGCGAAGCAGGAGGCTAGTGACGTATTGCGCCGCTCGTCCATCGAAAAGATTGCAGGCGCGCTGGGCATCACAGTCGAGCAGCTCGACTTCTGA
- a CDS encoding DUF1064 domain-containing protein translates to MRQQRALQALGRLKVGAMNKTEVAYAATLAARQHAGEVAWFKFEGMKFRLADNTFYTPDFAVMLVDGALEMHEVKGFWQDDARAKIKIAADLYPVRFVAVRVKPKKEGGGWGVEEF, encoded by the coding sequence ATGAGGCAGCAACGCGCGCTCCAGGCGCTGGGCCGGCTTAAGGTCGGCGCCATGAACAAGACCGAGGTCGCCTACGCAGCGACACTGGCCGCGCGGCAGCACGCCGGCGAGGTGGCCTGGTTCAAGTTCGAAGGGATGAAATTCCGCCTGGCGGACAACACGTTCTACACTCCCGACTTCGCGGTGATGCTGGTCGATGGTGCGCTGGAGATGCACGAGGTGAAAGGGTTCTGGCAGGACGACGCGCGCGCCAAGATCAAGATCGCCGCCGACCTCTACCCGGTGCGCTTCGTCGCGGTGCGCGTGAAGCCGAAGAAGGAGGGTGGCGGCTGGGGTGTAGAAGAATTTTAG
- a CDS encoding DUF7220 family protein: MTQTRLGSLIEAIINVIIGFAINYCANMLIFPLFGFHITPGANLAMGAIYTVISVARSYCVRRWFNARLHRLAVAVAASVEARQ; encoded by the coding sequence ATGACCCAGACCCGGCTCGGCAGCCTCATCGAGGCGATCATCAACGTCATCATCGGCTTTGCCATCAACTACTGCGCCAACATGCTGATCTTCCCGCTGTTCGGCTTCCACATCACTCCCGGCGCCAACCTGGCCATGGGTGCGATCTACACCGTGATCAGCGTGGCGCGGTCCTACTGTGTGCGTCGCTGGTTCAACGCTCGCCTTCACCGCCTGGCGGTCGCCGTGGCTGCATCGGTCGAGGCGCGCCAATGA
- a CDS encoding dATP/dGTP diphosphohydrolase domain-containing protein: MEDTPEILTFAPLATAGVKPTNPKDMVGVRKAPMSTVPATVMAEVGVAMLEGAAKYGRHNYRAVGVRGSVYYDGTMRHLMAWWEGEDIDPDSGLSHVTKAIASLVVLRDAMIQGKFTDDRPPRSVPFYPGLNAGAASILDRYGDRNPTHYTITFTGLDQ; the protein is encoded by the coding sequence ATGGAAGACACTCCCGAAATACTGACGTTCGCGCCGCTGGCCACCGCCGGCGTCAAGCCGACCAACCCGAAAGACATGGTCGGCGTGCGCAAGGCGCCGATGTCCACCGTGCCGGCGACGGTGATGGCCGAGGTGGGCGTAGCGATGCTGGAAGGCGCCGCCAAGTACGGCCGCCACAACTACCGCGCCGTCGGCGTGCGTGGCTCGGTCTACTACGACGGCACCATGCGCCACCTGATGGCCTGGTGGGAGGGGGAGGACATCGATCCGGACTCCGGCCTGTCGCACGTCACGAAGGCGATCGCCTCGCTCGTCGTGCTACGCGATGCCATGATCCAGGGGAAGTTCACGGATGACCGGCCGCCGCGCTCGGTGCCGTTCTACCCTGGCCTGAACGCCGGCGCCGCCAGCATCCTCGACCGGTATGGCGACCGCAACCCGACCCACTACACCATCACCTTCACGGGGCTCGACCAATGA
- a CDS encoding phage antirepressor KilAC domain-containing protein, producing MGSILNPQATAGADVTMSSREIADLVEKRHDNVLRTIESLAQRRAIALPQSEEVPNDGPGPKTIRQYRVGKRDSYVIVAQLSPEFTARLVDRWQELEARTPAPVELSRMQILEMAMESEREREELAAQVAAAAPAVEFVGRYVESTGLMTFRQVAKLLKVKEPEFRQFLKEEKVMYVLGGEWTAHAQHIEAGRFQVRAGTAQANGHAYSTSKFTPKGVQWVAGELAKWQLAQRQKEGSHA from the coding sequence ATGGGAAGCATACTGAACCCTCAGGCGACCGCCGGCGCCGACGTCACGATGTCGAGCCGCGAGATCGCCGACCTGGTGGAGAAGCGTCACGACAACGTGCTGCGGACCATCGAGAGCCTTGCGCAGCGCCGCGCCATCGCACTCCCTCAATCTGAGGAAGTCCCGAACGACGGCCCCGGCCCGAAAACCATCCGGCAATACCGGGTTGGCAAGCGCGACTCGTACGTGATCGTGGCGCAGTTGTCGCCCGAGTTCACTGCGCGCCTGGTCGACCGCTGGCAGGAACTGGAGGCGCGCACGCCGGCGCCGGTCGAGCTGTCCCGCATGCAGATCCTCGAGATGGCGATGGAATCGGAGCGCGAGCGCGAGGAGCTGGCTGCGCAGGTGGCCGCCGCCGCGCCGGCGGTCGAGTTCGTCGGCCGCTACGTGGAGTCCACCGGCCTGATGACCTTCCGCCAGGTAGCGAAGCTGCTGAAAGTGAAGGAGCCGGAATTTCGCCAGTTCCTCAAGGAAGAGAAGGTCATGTACGTGCTGGGCGGCGAATGGACGGCGCACGCGCAGCACATCGAAGCCGGCCGATTCCAGGTGCGCGCCGGTACTGCGCAGGCGAACGGTCATGCATACAGCACGTCCAAGTTCACGCCCAAGGGCGTGCAGTGGGTGGCCGGCGAGCTGGCGAAGTGGCAGTTGGCGCAGCGCCAGAAGGAGGGCAGCCATGCGTGA
- a CDS encoding DNA methyltransferase, translating to MDFLTPQLRRILQPGRIYACHVKDRINFGNVTGAGVPTVSPFHAEALFHGMKHGFDYLGMITVVTDVVRENNQTYRLGYSEVCKDGTKMGVGSPEYILLFHKPQTDRTRGYADEPVTKAKPLCQADDGTSVDFDRRLPPIPGTGYSVARWQVDAHAFWRSSGDRLLRAQELASYGPAKLAKMFTDLSLSNVYDYEFHVAVGEAMLANKTLPATFMSLAPGSADPMVWHDIARMRTLNGEQTARAVENHVCPFQIDIVDRLIQRYSNPGDVVYDPFCGLGTVPVRAMKLGRRGAGSELNPAYFADQVHYCRAMEREVGMPTLFDFEAMDQAQPEREAA from the coding sequence ATGGATTTCCTGACGCCGCAGCTGCGCCGGATCCTGCAGCCGGGCCGCATCTACGCCTGCCACGTCAAGGACCGGATCAACTTCGGCAACGTTACCGGCGCCGGCGTGCCGACCGTCAGCCCATTCCACGCCGAGGCGCTGTTCCACGGCATGAAGCACGGCTTCGACTACCTAGGCATGATCACGGTGGTCACCGACGTGGTGCGCGAGAACAACCAGACCTACCGCCTGGGCTATTCCGAGGTCTGCAAGGACGGTACGAAAATGGGCGTCGGCTCGCCCGAGTACATCCTGCTGTTCCACAAGCCGCAGACCGACCGCACCCGCGGCTACGCCGATGAGCCGGTAACCAAGGCCAAGCCGCTGTGCCAGGCGGACGATGGCACGTCCGTCGACTTCGATCGCCGGCTGCCGCCGATCCCCGGTACCGGCTACAGCGTGGCGCGCTGGCAGGTCGATGCGCACGCATTCTGGCGATCGAGCGGCGACCGGCTGCTACGCGCGCAGGAGCTGGCCAGCTACGGTCCTGCCAAGCTGGCGAAGATGTTCACCGACCTGTCGCTGTCCAACGTCTACGACTATGAATTCCACGTGGCGGTGGGCGAGGCCATGCTGGCGAACAAGACGTTGCCTGCCACCTTCATGAGCCTGGCGCCGGGCAGTGCCGATCCGATGGTGTGGCACGACATTGCGCGCATGCGCACCCTGAACGGCGAGCAGACGGCGCGCGCGGTCGAGAACCACGTGTGCCCGTTCCAGATCGACATCGTGGACCGCCTGATCCAGCGCTACAGCAATCCGGGCGATGTGGTCTACGACCCGTTCTGCGGCCTGGGCACGGTGCCGGTGCGCGCCATGAAGTTGGGGCGACGCGGCGCCGGCTCGGAACTGAACCCGGCCTACTTCGCTGACCAGGTGCACTACTGCCGCGCGATGGAGCGCGAGGTCGGCATGCCGACGCTGTTCGACTTCGAGGCCATGGACCAGGCGCAGCCGGAGCGGGAGGCAGCATGA